One genomic window of Methanosarcina acetivorans C2A includes the following:
- a CDS encoding PGF-pre-PGF domain-containing protein: MQEKGIGSPSIALNRFDDEAWEQLPIKLLGDDDEFMYFTSETPVFSFFAMPGNVSSSA; encoded by the coding sequence ATGCAGGAAAAAGGAATAGGCAGTCCTTCCATAGCCCTGAACAGGTTCGACGATGAAGCCTGGGAACAGCTACCAATTAAATTATTAGGAGACGATGATGAATTTATGTATTTCACATCCGAAACTCCAGTTTTTTCCTTCTTTGCAATGCCCGGCAATGTGAGTAGCTCTGCCTAA